The proteins below are encoded in one region of Acetoanaerobium noterae:
- a CDS encoding S-layer homology domain-containing protein → MLEDLLEKKEEVYVKMFGKKMRFVTSFLVLVMLIAQSAVFAQGGDKVAVELTGVGLKTELKLTLEDLKAMPAEAQIEDEYIYNSKTGEKSAKVKGVSLDYVLKEKAGVTANDAQVLFTASDGYAIDPQSLKDIFNPELKYVLAYEVDGQNINNDDNADSEEITVYRKVKTAGEFGTVFKMVVNISVGEAIETSNIPESSTTPESNTEETQAIVFNDITNEYKFAEVAIQELAKKGIINGMGEGKFNPEASLTRAQICTIMVASLGYEPKEYKGGFTDVDASDWFAPYVQAAVDAGLFTGYTDGSFKPEKAIIRQEIAVVAGKAAVKSGVVAEAKMTKFVMEKSKYVDKDMVPGWAGNSIAWLEAQGVFEGIATENFEPAKVVNRAEAASIVYNTLFKK, encoded by the coding sequence ATGCTTGAAGATTTACTTGAAAAAAAGGAAGAGGTGTATGTAAAAATGTTTGGGAAAAAGATGAGATTTGTAACAAGTTTTTTGGTGCTAGTAATGTTGATAGCTCAATCAGCAGTATTTGCACAAGGGGGAGACAAGGTCGCTGTAGAGCTTACAGGAGTGGGGCTGAAAACTGAATTAAAGCTTACGCTAGAAGATTTAAAGGCAATGCCTGCAGAAGCTCAAATCGAAGATGAGTACATTTATAATAGCAAGACGGGAGAGAAATCTGCTAAGGTAAAAGGGGTTAGTCTTGATTATGTGCTAAAAGAAAAAGCAGGTGTAACTGCAAATGATGCACAGGTTTTATTTACAGCATCAGATGGATATGCAATAGATCCTCAATCACTAAAAGATATTTTTAATCCAGAGCTAAAATATGTTTTAGCTTATGAAGTTGACGGCCAAAATATCAATAATGATGACAATGCTGACAGTGAAGAAATAACAGTTTATAGGAAAGTAAAAACTGCAGGAGAATTTGGGACTGTATTCAAAATGGTTGTTAATATTTCTGTAGGAGAGGCTATTGAAACCTCTAATATTCCAGAATCAAGTACTACTCCAGAATCAAATACTGAAGAAACACAAGCTATAGTGTTTAATGATATAACTAATGAGTATAAATTTGCAGAAGTAGCTATTCAAGAGCTTGCTAAAAAAGGAATTATAAATGGAATGGGTGAAGGGAAATTTAACCCAGAGGCTAGCCTTACGAGAGCTCAAATATGCACGATTATGGTTGCTTCTTTAGGATATGAACCTAAAGAATACAAAGGTGGATTTACAGATGTAGATGCCAGTGATTGGTTTGCTCCTTATGTTCAAGCAGCTGTTGATGCAGGATTATTCACAGGATATACAGATGGTTCATTTAAGCCTGAAAAAGCTATAATCAGACAAGAAATAGCTGTAGTAGCAGGAAAAGCAGCTGTAAAATCTGGAGTCGTAGCTGAAGCAAAAATGACTAAGTTTGTAATGGAAAAGTCAAAATATGTAGATAAGGATATGGTTCCTGGATGGGCAGGAAATTCTATAGCATGGCTTGAAGCTCAAGGGGTTTTTGAAGGCATTGCAACAGAAAACTTTGAACCAGCGAAAGTTGTCAATAGAGCAGAAGCTGCATCTATAGTCTATAATACTTTATTTAAAAAATAA
- a CDS encoding Lon protease family protein — protein MPVDISKWRLEPRDLKLKYNMDDFDFKSTQDLKPLKGIIGQERAAEALNFGLKMKAKGYNIFVAGISGTGRSSYTYSMVSKVAQTKKNNKDYVYVYNFKNPDEPKAISFQAGEAKHFQKDMDTVVDKLYEEIPKVFTSREYELRNNEIAQKYERMGQNLIEELNEFAKDRGFFFQQGNQGLLTIPLKEDGSLMSDEEYNNLSEDEFARLRDKSQDLNKEVTEYMNRMRNLEQKLREKIIELDRKTGERVISFFFDDIVEKYSANEKVILHINDLKEDMVEHINKFKGQQKASANPFSIQKEDPKKFFERYKVNLFIDNSDRIGAPIVNETNPTYYNLTGMMEYKNEMGFLTTSFMDIKPGALHKANGGFLILNVKDLFSHQFAWEGLKRSLKTNKVTIETLNKQYGYIVTATLKPEPIDMDLKVILIGDYYTYSVLFSYDEDFRKLFRIMADFDVEMQRSSENVYKFARSIATQCEEKGLKHFSKEAVEKVVEYSSRLADSKDKLSSRYNQLVEILYEADALSDETSVFVTAQDVQRAINAKRYRNNKYEEKLNEMYEDGTLLIDIDGEKIGQINGLAVMGTGEYSFGKPARITASSYKGKAGIINVEREVRRSGSSHDKGVLILSGYIGEKYAKETTLSVTTSITFEQNYSGIDGDSASSTELYVILSSIAQIPIKQYIAVTGSISQKGEIQPIGGVNEKIEGFFDVCMLKGLTGNQGVIIPKQNVKNLMLKDEVVEAVQKGEFHIYSISNVEEGLEILTGLSHDEIEEKIHEGLKYYEEKEEAKDSEDEE, from the coding sequence GTGCCAGTAGATATTTCAAAATGGAGATTAGAACCTAGGGATTTAAAATTAAAATACAATATGGATGATTTTGATTTTAAAAGCACTCAGGATTTAAAGCCTTTAAAAGGGATAATAGGCCAAGAAAGAGCAGCAGAAGCTCTAAACTTTGGACTGAAAATGAAAGCAAAGGGCTATAATATATTTGTAGCAGGTATAAGCGGAACAGGGAGAAGCAGCTATACCTATTCGATGGTTTCAAAAGTTGCTCAGACAAAAAAGAACAACAAAGATTATGTCTATGTCTATAACTTTAAAAACCCAGATGAACCTAAGGCAATCAGCTTTCAAGCAGGAGAAGCAAAGCATTTTCAAAAGGATATGGATACAGTAGTAGATAAGCTTTACGAAGAGATACCAAAGGTATTCACCTCAAGAGAGTATGAACTTAGAAATAATGAAATAGCACAGAAATATGAAAGAATGGGACAAAACTTAATTGAAGAATTAAATGAGTTTGCGAAAGATAGAGGTTTCTTTTTTCAGCAGGGAAATCAAGGACTGCTTACTATTCCTTTAAAGGAAGATGGTAGTCTAATGAGTGATGAAGAATATAACAACCTTTCTGAAGATGAGTTTGCAAGATTAAGAGATAAGTCTCAGGACTTAAATAAAGAAGTAACTGAATATATGAACCGAATGAGAAATCTAGAGCAAAAATTAAGAGAAAAAATAATTGAGCTAGATAGAAAAACAGGAGAGAGAGTTATTTCATTTTTCTTTGACGATATAGTAGAAAAATACAGCGCCAATGAAAAGGTAATCCTGCATATTAACGATTTAAAAGAGGATATGGTCGAGCACATTAATAAATTTAAGGGACAACAAAAAGCCTCAGCGAATCCATTTTCTATTCAAAAGGAAGATCCAAAAAAATTCTTCGAAAGATATAAAGTAAATCTTTTTATAGATAACTCAGATAGAATAGGAGCTCCTATAGTAAATGAAACCAATCCTACCTACTATAACTTAACAGGTATGATGGAATATAAAAATGAAATGGGCTTCTTAACAACGAGCTTTATGGATATAAAACCAGGCGCACTTCATAAAGCAAATGGAGGCTTCTTAATTTTAAATGTGAAGGATTTATTCTCTCATCAGTTTGCTTGGGAAGGTCTTAAGCGTTCGTTAAAAACAAATAAAGTAACAATTGAAACTCTTAATAAGCAATATGGCTATATAGTAACAGCAACCTTAAAGCCAGAGCCTATTGATATGGACTTAAAAGTGATTCTTATAGGAGATTATTACACCTATAGTGTTTTATTTTCTTATGATGAAGACTTTAGAAAGCTATTTAGAATTATGGCAGATTTTGATGTGGAAATGCAAAGATCATCTGAGAATGTATATAAATTTGCACGTTCTATCGCCACTCAGTGCGAAGAAAAGGGTCTAAAGCATTTTTCAAAGGAAGCTGTCGAAAAGGTTGTTGAGTACAGCTCAAGACTAGCTGACAGCAAGGATAAACTAAGCTCAAGATATAACCAGCTAGTAGAAATACTATATGAAGCTGATGCACTTAGTGATGAGACTAGTGTATTTGTTACCGCTCAAGATGTACAAAGAGCAATAAATGCAAAGAGATACCGTAACAATAAGTATGAAGAAAAGCTAAATGAAATGTATGAAGATGGAACGCTTCTAATAGATATAGATGGAGAAAAAATAGGACAAATAAATGGACTTGCTGTCATGGGAACAGGAGAATATTCATTTGGAAAGCCTGCAAGAATCACAGCATCTAGCTATAAAGGCAAGGCTGGAATAATAAACGTAGAAAGAGAAGTAAGAAGAAGTGGCTCTAGTCATGACAAGGGAGTTCTCATTCTTTCGGGCTATATAGGTGAAAAATATGCTAAGGAAACCACTTTATCAGTTACAACATCCATAACCTTTGAACAGAACTATTCAGGTATAGATGGCGATAGTGCATCCTCTACTGAGCTTTATGTTATCCTATCAAGCATAGCTCAAATACCAATAAAACAGTATATAGCTGTAACTGGCTCTATCAGTCAGAAGGGAGAAATTCAGCCTATAGGTGGAGTTAATGAAAAAATTGAAGGCTTCTTTGATGTATGTATGCTAAAGGGTCTAACTGGAAACCAAGGGGTTATAATTCCAAAGCAAAATGTCAAGAACCTCATGCTCAAAGATGAAGTAGTAGAAGCAGTCCAAAAAGGAGAGTTCCATATATATTCTATTTCTAATGTAGAGGAAGGACTAGAAATATTAACAGGACTAAGCCATGATGAAATCGAAGAAAAAATTCACGAGGGTTTAAAGTACTACGAAGAAAAAGAAGAAGCTAAGGATAGTGAAGATGAAGAATAA
- a CDS encoding WecB/TagA/CpsF family glycosyltransferase, which produces MQRMRILGVSIDRVDMKEAVSRVAEALKLNKKFFIVTPNSEIVVNANKDKALFEIIKSADMVVPDGIGLVLASKIMKTPLKERVTGIDLMDNLLMFSSENGYSVYLIGGKEGIAQDAAENIKIKYPNITIAGTHHGYFKGEHTGNVNHPDEKEVINHINNANPDLVFVALGAPKQEKFISYNLNKLNAKVFMGVGGSLDVYAGTVKRAPELYQKLGLEWAYRAIKEPWRIKRLGAIPVFALKVLIKKDKPM; this is translated from the coding sequence ATGCAAAGAATGAGGATTTTGGGAGTTTCTATTGATAGGGTAGATATGAAAGAAGCTGTTTCAAGAGTAGCAGAAGCATTAAAGCTTAATAAAAAGTTTTTTATAGTAACCCCTAACAGTGAAATAGTAGTCAACGCAAATAAAGACAAAGCTTTATTTGAAATAATTAAATCTGCTGATATGGTGGTTCCAGATGGAATCGGGCTAGTGCTTGCATCCAAGATAATGAAAACACCACTTAAAGAGCGTGTTACAGGGATTGATTTAATGGATAATCTCTTGATGTTTTCAAGTGAAAATGGCTACAGCGTTTATCTTATTGGCGGAAAAGAAGGCATAGCTCAAGACGCGGCAGAAAATATAAAAATCAAGTATCCTAATATAACAATTGCTGGGACGCATCATGGCTATTTCAAAGGAGAGCATACTGGAAATGTAAATCATCCTGATGAAAAAGAAGTTATAAATCATATTAATAACGCAAATCCTGATTTAGTATTCGTAGCTTTGGGAGCTCCTAAGCAAGAAAAATTTATTTCCTATAACCTAAATAAGCTAAATGCTAAAGTATTTATGGGAGTAGGAGGAAGCTTAGATGTATATGCTGGTACAGTGAAAAGAGCACCAGAATTATATCAAAAGCTCGGACTAGAGTGGGCATATAGAGCAATAAAAGAGCCGTGGAGAATTAAGAGACTTGGAGCTATACCTGTATTTGCACTAAAGGTGCTTATAAAAAAAGATAAGCCTATGTAG
- the csaB gene encoding polysaccharide pyruvyl transferase CsaB yields MHKILISGYYGFNNVGDEAILKGLIEGIKRVEGPIDIVVLSQHPEFTSKKHEVRSIKRTNLLHIFKEMKNMDLLVSGGGSLFQDVTSKRSIAYYIGIIWFAKRLFKKKVMIYSQGIGPVNKKYNRWLLGKILNSIDFINVRDEKSKLELESLGVTKEILVTTDTVFGISKPPLEMGKAVLEKKSKIKGKSYIGISVRHWKTGNNIAEEMAKLCTDIVQDMDCVPVLIPFHFYKDLKLMESIHKNLNKDIKDKVVIIDEYLYVEDYLSLIGNMDIMVAMRLHGLIFSVLMGVYPIGISYDPKIQSFLHMMDREDAMEVENLNAEMLYKELKDAFINKEENTIKLKEYQNKFIELADTHNHKVYDLLSQ; encoded by the coding sequence ATGCATAAGATACTCATATCTGGTTATTATGGATTTAATAATGTAGGCGACGAAGCTATATTAAAAGGTTTAATTGAGGGAATAAAAAGGGTTGAAGGGCCGATAGATATCGTAGTTTTATCTCAACATCCTGAGTTTACAAGTAAAAAACACGAGGTAAGATCTATCAAAAGAACTAATTTGCTGCATATTTTTAAAGAAATGAAGAACATGGATCTCCTTGTAAGTGGAGGAGGTTCACTGTTTCAAGATGTAACGTCAAAGAGGTCTATTGCTTACTATATAGGTATAATATGGTTTGCTAAAAGACTATTCAAGAAAAAAGTGATGATATACTCTCAAGGGATAGGCCCAGTTAACAAGAAGTATAACAGGTGGTTGCTTGGGAAAATATTGAATTCCATAGACTTCATAAATGTACGAGATGAAAAATCTAAGCTTGAACTAGAGAGCCTCGGTGTGACTAAGGAAATTTTAGTTACTACAGATACTGTTTTTGGAATATCTAAACCACCATTAGAAATGGGAAAAGCTGTACTTGAGAAAAAAAGTAAGATAAAGGGAAAGTCATATATAGGAATATCAGTAAGGCACTGGAAGACAGGGAATAATATAGCAGAAGAAATGGCAAAATTATGTACTGATATAGTTCAGGATATGGACTGCGTACCTGTTCTTATTCCTTTTCATTTTTACAAAGACTTAAAGCTTATGGAAAGCATCCATAAAAATCTCAATAAAGACATTAAGGACAAGGTAGTTATAATAGATGAATATCTTTATGTAGAAGATTATTTGTCTCTTATTGGAAATATGGATATCATGGTCGCTATGAGACTCCATGGCTTGATTTTTTCTGTTCTTATGGGTGTTTATCCAATTGGGATATCATATGACCCTAAGATTCAAAGCTTTCTTCATATGATGGATAGAGAAGATGCAATGGAAGTAGAAAATTTAAATGCTGAAATGCTGTATAAAGAATTAAAGGATGCTTTTATAAACAAAGAAGAGAATACTATAAAGCTTAAGGAATATCAGAATAAATTTATTGAGCTTGCAGATACACACAATCACAAAGTATATGATTTACTATCGCAGTAA
- a CDS encoding DUF5693 family protein: protein MRVERILAIFLALGLIVSSFILFDRMKVENGYKTYEITLDYNEMLRYSSEAEQDMEKSLRDFKEAGVASVNIGEATINSLKMNEDFKIRTSFEGYDLVIAGENEGLKFIEAGLKQVLKESRKMTYRDDNTLVIEGKPKDMAFDSTVVRDFVGNKIGASTIGQASKLEYTGLGFLEDEIKLAKASGLNVLLRPVYIADTQDAKKSIDRFIDSIDKNNLKQTYVIFAGEQVIGSDEELDYLAKTLYDRNISVGMIEASVQREHLETIGLQPLVEKMDYKAIRAFTTWQFIQKRFDYGIPMHHNGEEIVNTFYRAITERNIRIIYFKPFIMPNSKAVTDMKIYKDRLDDLQERLSKTHDIKPGEVQPMEPLRARRSMQMIAAIGTLAAAFIMLENIIKLKRKHLLLGFMASAVLTGGIYAANIKLDLVNKLFGLLATIVFPSLAIICVLAIIKDILAKDQKVKTFQAYARGLIVLVLAIAISLIGAIYEVAFFAQSKYLLELDIFKGVKLSQVAPLAIALVAYMAYFGYSRKDKDNYLRVNEIKEFLLGNIKIWQALIVGVLLGAVALLLLRSGHESNVEPSSIELLGRNMLELFLPARPRNKAFLLGYPALILFVFLAFRKRFIWSFPAFALVAAIGQSNILNTFSHIRTPIYISYLRVSYELAIAVITGAIFVLCADLFIKFMEKVKKDA, encoded by the coding sequence ATGAGGGTAGAAAGAATACTTGCGATATTTCTAGCACTTGGACTTATCGTATCATCATTCATATTATTTGATAGAATGAAAGTTGAAAATGGTTATAAAACCTATGAAATAACTTTAGATTACAATGAAATGCTTAGATACTCAAGTGAAGCTGAGCAGGACATGGAAAAATCACTTAGAGACTTTAAAGAAGCAGGAGTAGCTTCTGTAAACATAGGTGAGGCTACTATTAATTCTCTTAAAATGAATGAAGATTTTAAAATTAGAACTAGCTTTGAAGGCTACGATTTAGTTATAGCTGGAGAAAATGAAGGGCTGAAGTTCATTGAAGCTGGGCTAAAGCAGGTACTTAAAGAATCCAGAAAAATGACATATAGAGATGATAATACCTTAGTAATTGAAGGAAAGCCAAAGGATATGGCTTTTGATTCAACAGTTGTAAGAGATTTTGTTGGCAATAAAATCGGAGCTAGTACAATCGGTCAAGCATCTAAGCTAGAGTACACAGGGCTAGGCTTCTTAGAAGACGAAATTAAGCTAGCTAAAGCTTCGGGACTAAATGTGCTTTTAAGACCAGTATATATTGCAGATACACAAGATGCTAAAAAATCCATAGATAGGTTTATAGATTCTATAGATAAAAACAACCTAAAGCAAACATATGTAATTTTTGCTGGAGAGCAAGTAATCGGAAGCGACGAAGAGCTAGATTATCTTGCTAAAACTCTGTACGATAGAAACATTTCAGTTGGTATGATAGAGGCTTCAGTTCAAAGAGAGCATCTAGAGACTATAGGGCTTCAGCCGTTGGTTGAAAAAATGGATTATAAAGCTATAAGAGCGTTTACTACATGGCAGTTCATACAAAAAAGATTTGATTATGGAATACCTATGCACCACAACGGAGAAGAGATAGTAAATACTTTTTATAGAGCAATTACTGAGAGAAATATAAGAATTATATATTTTAAACCATTTATTATGCCAAACAGCAAGGCTGTAACTGATATGAAGATATATAAGGATAGACTTGATGATTTGCAGGAACGCCTTTCTAAAACTCACGATATAAAACCAGGTGAAGTACAGCCTATGGAGCCGCTAAGAGCAAGAAGAAGCATGCAGATGATTGCGGCGATTGGAACCCTAGCTGCGGCATTTATAATGCTTGAAAATATTATTAAATTAAAAAGAAAGCATTTACTTTTAGGGTTTATGGCATCAGCTGTTTTAACTGGAGGAATATATGCGGCAAATATTAAGCTGGATTTAGTTAATAAGCTGTTTGGGCTGCTTGCAACTATTGTATTCCCATCGCTAGCTATAATTTGCGTTCTCGCTATAATAAAAGATATTCTGGCAAAAGATCAAAAGGTTAAAACCTTCCAAGCCTATGCAAGAGGACTTATAGTTCTTGTGCTTGCAATAGCGATATCTCTAATAGGAGCGATATATGAGGTAGCCTTCTTTGCTCAGAGCAAGTATCTTTTAGAGCTAGATATTTTTAAAGGGGTAAAGCTTTCTCAGGTAGCACCTCTAGCAATAGCACTTGTAGCTTACATGGCTTATTTTGGCTACAGCCGAAAAGATAAAGACAATTACCTACGAGTAAATGAAATAAAAGAATTTTTGCTAGGAAATATTAAAATTTGGCAAGCGCTGATAGTAGGGGTACTACTTGGAGCAGTAGCTCTTTTACTGCTTAGAAGTGGACATGAATCAAATGTTGAGCCTTCATCTATAGAATTGCTTGGAAGAAACATGCTGGAGTTATTTTTACCAGCTAGGCCGAGAAACAAAGCCTTCTTATTAGGCTATCCAGCGCTTATTTTATTTGTATTTTTAGCCTTTAGAAAAAGATTTATTTGGAGCTTTCCTGCATTTGCCCTTGTTGCAGCTATTGGGCAGAGCAATATTTTAAATACCTTTTCCCATATTAGAACTCCTATTTATATCTCATATCTAAGAGTCAGCTATGAGCTTGCTATTGCAGTTATAACAGGAGCTATATTTGTACTTTGTGCAGATTTATTTATCAAATTCATGGAAAAGGTCAAGAAAGATGCATAA
- a CDS encoding LTA synthase family protein translates to MKPKYIKGAGYIGLLLCSLFSVMLVVLLELSNRASFREILSFMASEPRIVALNIIIAVSLTGFIYILVRKVWLSSFLALLLSTLMGFVNMSKFKYQGVPFLPWDIFLIQDAARVMPAMKNEFLDSKSIAFLGLAAILLLIVVAFYFFWDKKVNLKYNSNKLLGVVSSIVVITMFSSVLIGFSSENKYRADFFRTNAITNYFWDQNQNYSYNGFLLGFTINISNIIIKKPDGYSKTKIAEIDKELLAYEKQGEVSPDIVVIMSESFADVTKIEGLEFSSDPMPRFREIGAKGITGEVYVPVLGGKTANTEFEFLTGYSVKHLPEGSVPYQQHIKNDINSLARYMKEDNYLATAIHNNIPEFWNRKKVYEYMGFDRFISVDEFENPFYFGSWISDADMMSKIKHTLEENEDKNQMIFAVTVQNHAPYYVPGGVEEIKVEGDLSAEDKDMLSRYATGVKISDNDLYELYKYIEKRDKPTILCYFGDHLPGGFSMYRTYPYYTNMKAGTSRKDMFATPYIIWSNYKENPKTMNLGVNALSGVLLDYAEAKVPKFYGYMAAQYEDQSISEQTYFDIKSTYEDIQKFRMNEYQIMYDDLFGKKYQNEN, encoded by the coding sequence TTGAAACCTAAATATATAAAGGGAGCAGGTTATATAGGTCTGCTCCTTTGTTCGTTGTTTTCTGTTATGCTAGTTGTGCTTTTAGAGCTGTCAAACAGAGCTTCATTTAGAGAAATTTTGAGCTTTATGGCAAGTGAGCCTAGAATAGTAGCACTGAATATAATTATAGCTGTGTCTCTTACTGGATTTATTTATATTCTAGTTAGGAAGGTTTGGCTTTCTAGCTTTTTAGCACTGCTTTTATCGACTCTAATGGGCTTTGTGAATATGTCAAAATTTAAATACCAAGGCGTTCCTTTTCTTCCTTGGGATATTTTTCTTATTCAAGATGCGGCTAGAGTAATGCCAGCGATGAAAAATGAATTTTTAGATTCAAAAAGTATTGCATTTCTAGGACTAGCTGCTATTTTACTATTAATAGTTGTTGCATTTTATTTTTTCTGGGATAAAAAAGTAAACTTGAAATACAATAGCAATAAGCTTTTGGGTGTAGTGAGCTCTATAGTAGTCATAACTATGTTTTCAAGTGTACTTATAGGTTTCTCCTCGGAGAATAAATATAGAGCAGATTTTTTTAGAACAAATGCTATTACTAATTATTTTTGGGACCAGAATCAGAACTATTCATACAATGGCTTTTTGCTTGGATTTACTATAAATATCAGCAATATTATTATTAAAAAGCCTGATGGATATAGTAAAACTAAAATTGCAGAAATCGACAAGGAGCTACTAGCATATGAAAAGCAAGGTGAGGTTTCACCTGATATAGTAGTTATCATGTCGGAATCCTTTGCAGATGTAACGAAAATAGAAGGACTAGAGTTTTCAAGTGACCCAATGCCAAGGTTTAGAGAAATAGGAGCAAAAGGGATAACTGGTGAAGTATACGTTCCTGTTCTAGGAGGAAAAACTGCAAATACTGAATTTGAATTTTTAACTGGTTATAGTGTAAAGCACCTTCCAGAAGGCTCTGTACCTTACCAGCAGCATATAAAAAACGATATAAACTCGTTAGCCCGATATATGAAGGAAGATAATTACTTAGCGACAGCCATACATAACAATATTCCAGAGTTTTGGAATAGAAAAAAGGTTTATGAGTATATGGGCTTTGATAGATTTATTTCTGTAGACGAATTTGAAAATCCATTTTATTTTGGAAGCTGGATTAGTGATGCAGATATGATGAGCAAGATAAAGCATACACTTGAGGAAAACGAAGACAAAAATCAGATGATTTTTGCTGTTACCGTCCAAAATCATGCTCCTTATTATGTTCCTGGAGGAGTTGAAGAGATTAAAGTGGAAGGCGATTTGTCCGCCGAAGATAAGGATATGCTATCTAGATATGCTACAGGAGTTAAAATATCTGATAATGACTTATACGAGCTTTATAAATATATAGAAAAAAGAGATAAGCCTACGATTTTATGTTACTTCGGAGATCATTTGCCAGGTGGATTCTCAATGTATAGGACTTACCCATACTATACAAACATGAAAGCTGGAACAAGCAGAAAAGATATGTTTGCAACTCCATATATAATTTGGAGCAACTATAAGGAAAATCCAAAGACTATGAATCTTGGAGTAAATGCTCTTTCTGGAGTACTGCTAGATTATGCTGAGGCTAAAGTACCTAAATTTTATGGGTACATGGCTGCTCAATATGAAGACCAGAGTATATCGGAGCAAACATATTTTGATATAAAATCAACTTATGAAGACATACAAAAATTTAGAATGAATGAATATCAAATCATGTATGACGATTTATTTGGCAAAAAATATCAAAATGAGAATTAG
- a CDS encoding glycerophosphodiester phosphodiesterase family protein: MKRHIALMLTLLLSLSVPAQVFADTKDDKDNDSKPVAEQTEDDGKIDTYIIEHKIYVSVEDLMNLLQYTKVSPTEYTYENKTIVFDGNNKTVTTNGMSKSLPNGLLYYMGKTVISTEAVESAFGKVLTTSNVRMSFNVINKQSETPSAYAWTKNRVIAHALGSVNGVTNSNTLDAMKQSYKSNFRLFEVDLLPTVHGELVASHGFYELLASKYGRPIPEQYSNEIPTKEEFLNFKFNGMYKTIDIEEIVAIMSANPDIYMITDTKITDYAQSAAQFKELVRVCKEIDESVLDRIIPQIYNESMYEAVMSQHKFKSLIYTLYATSATNQQALEFVTAKGIKVVTMPPERINAQDITLFNSYGIKIYTHTINDAEQMKNFKNMGVYGFYTDFITPTQFDSL, encoded by the coding sequence TTGAAAAGACATATAGCATTGATGTTAACCCTATTACTTTCTCTATCAGTTCCAGCTCAAGTTTTTGCAGATACTAAGGATGATAAAGATAATGATAGTAAGCCAGTAGCAGAACAAACTGAAGATGATGGGAAAATAGATACATATATTATTGAACATAAAATATATGTAAGCGTAGAAGATTTAATGAATCTACTACAATACACCAAGGTCAGTCCAACAGAATATACATATGAAAATAAAACAATTGTTTTTGATGGAAATAATAAAACTGTAACTACGAATGGAATGAGCAAAAGTCTTCCAAATGGATTACTTTATTATATGGGAAAGACTGTAATTAGCACTGAAGCTGTAGAATCTGCTTTTGGGAAGGTTCTTACTACTAGCAATGTGAGGATGAGCTTTAATGTAATAAATAAGCAAAGTGAAACACCATCGGCTTATGCATGGACAAAAAACAGAGTTATAGCACACGCTTTAGGCTCAGTAAATGGAGTTACAAACAGCAATACTCTAGATGCAATGAAACAAAGCTATAAAAGTAATTTTAGATTATTTGAAGTAGACCTTCTTCCAACTGTTCACGGAGAGCTTGTTGCTAGTCATGGTTTTTATGAGCTTTTAGCTAGCAAATATGGAAGACCAATTCCAGAGCAGTATTCAAACGAAATACCAACCAAAGAAGAATTTTTGAATTTTAAATTTAACGGTATGTATAAAACTATAGATATAGAAGAAATAGTAGCTATAATGAGTGCAAATCCTGATATCTATATGATTACAGACACTAAAATAACTGACTATGCTCAATCTGCAGCTCAGTTTAAAGAGCTTGTTAGAGTGTGTAAAGAAATTGATGAATCAGTTTTAGATAGAATTATACCTCAAATTTACAACGAGAGTATGTATGAGGCAGTTATGAGTCAGCATAAATTTAAGTCACTTATCTATACTTTATATGCTACTTCAGCAACAAATCAACAAGCACTTGAATTTGTAACAGCAAAGGGAATCAAGGTTGTTACTATGCCACCAGAAAGAATCAATGCTCAAGATATAACACTTTTTAACTCTTATGGTATAAAAATATATACACATACTATAAATGATGCTGAGCAAATGAAAAATTTTAAAAATATGGGAGTATATGGTTTTTACACAGATTTTATAACCCCTACACAATTTGATAGCCTATAA
- a CDS encoding type II toxin-antitoxin system PemK/MazF family toxin produces the protein MSNNITVRRGDIFYADLNPVIGSEQGGTRPVLVVQNDIGNKYSPTIIITAITSQINKAKLPTHIEIKAGNYGLVKDSVVLLEQIRTIDKKRLKEKIGRCDENLMEQIDKLLQVSLGIFEQ, from the coding sequence ATGAGCAATAATATAACAGTCAGAAGAGGAGATATTTTTTATGCCGACCTCAATCCTGTAATAGGATCAGAACAAGGTGGAACCAGACCTGTACTCGTTGTACAAAATGATATAGGTAACAAATATTCTCCGACAATTATAATTACAGCAATAACGTCACAGATTAATAAAGCCAAGCTACCTACGCATATTGAAATTAAGGCGGGAAACTATGGACTTGTTAAAGATTCAGTAGTTTTATTGGAGCAAATAAGAACAATTGATAAAAAGCGTCTTAAAGAAAAAATTGGACGATGCGATGAAAATCTGATGGAGCAAATTGACAAGCTGCTTCAAGTTAGTTTAGGTATTTTTGAACAATAA